ACGGGCCATGGCGCCGTTGGGGGACTCGCGGACCATGAGGCTGGCGCGGGCGAGGGACGCGGGTCCTTCGAGTTCGTCCTGGGAGGTCAGGCTGACCACGCGGACCTTCTTGTCGAAGTCACCGACCACGGTTTCGTAGCGGAAGTAGCCGAAGTCGCCGCGGTTGTCGGGATTCTCGAAGCCCGCGGTATTGAAGGCGCCGTAGCCGCCGGTCGTGAGGGTGAAGGAGTTCGCTCCGGTGGTGAGTTCCCCTTCGAAGGGCAGCATGGCCGCCTCGAGGAAGATGTCGGTGCTTCCAGCCCAGCGGACATGGGCACCGGTGACGGTGAGGACGGCAGGCGCGGTGGCGCCGGGACCGCTGACGGGATTGTTCCAGCGGAGGACGTAGGTGCCGGCATCGGCCTGGGTGACCTCGGTGATGGTGAGGGAGACCTTGCGGGCGCCCGGGGTGTAGGGGGTTTTCGGCACCGGAATGCCGTTGCGGTACCACTGGAAGTCGTTGGGGCTGCCGGTGACTTCGGCGGTGAGGGTCACGGTCGAGCCGGCGGCGACCGTCTGGCTGGCCGGGCTCGAGACCAGGGTGGCGGGGGTGTTTTGAACGGTGAAGACGCCGAAGCCAATGCTTTCACCGGCCCAGAGGACGGTGGATTTGTTGGGGACTTCGGGATCGGGATAGACCTGCACATCCCCGCGGGTGACGCCGAAGAAGGGGCCGACGGCGGGATTGCCTTCGTCCTCTTCGGTGACCGGGATCTGGAAGGAACTGTTGCCGCTGGCGGTGTCGCCGTTGAGGCGGTGGACCGCGAGCCAGCCGGGGCGGTAATTGCCGCCGAGGGTGTTGTTCCAGCTCGGCATGGAGTAGGAGACGATGTAGTCCACTTCATCGGCGCCCTCCATGTTGGCGGGCCAGAGGCCATCATAGGTGTCCCGCACTTCTCCGGGCCAACCGCCCACCTGGTCCCATTCCCAGCCAGGCATGCCATGGCTGCCGTGGTTTTGGTTGAAGAAGCCGACCTGCATGTCGGGGTCGTAGCCTTTGCCGGGGTTGCTCTCCTTCACATTGCCGACGTCGTCGGGATCGAAGGTGAAGCGCCGAACGCCGCCACCCTGATCGGAGGGGTAGCCCCACTTGTACTGGGTGAGGAGATTGGGGCGGGTGGGGTCGGTGCCATGGCGAAGGGCGCTGGTACCCTGGCCGCCGCCGCCGTAGGTGGTCTTGAGGCCGCCGTCGCGGTCGTTCACGCGGGCGACAGGCTTGAACTTCAGGCCGTCGGTGGTGGCGAGGTACTGGTTGTGCATGCCGCGGCGCCAGGTGATGCCACCGGCGATGATCCTGGTATCCGCGCCGCTGCCGCTGACGCGGAGGTGGGCGAAGCGCCACTGCCACCAGGGGCCGTCGGCTTCAGAGTATTCGGTGGTGATGCCGGCGGCCTCGGCCTCGATGGCGGCCTGGGTGCCGGGGGTGGGTTCCTCGAAGGCGATGGTGGGGGTGCTGGACCAGCCGCCCTCGGGCAGGGGCGCCCAGCGGAGGATCTTGTTCTTGTAGGTCGAGTAGATCGCTTTCTGGCCGGGGGCGCCGTCATCGAAGGCCCACTTCCATTCGAAGCCGTCGAGGGAGCCTTCGCGGTCGATCCACTCCTGCTCCATGGGCACCGGGCGGAGCGGCATGACATGGGCGATGCCGATGTAGTCGCCGGTGGCGGCGTCGAGGTAGATCAGGGAGCGGTCGGGGTAGCGTTCGGCGAGGGTTCGTTGGGCGGCGGAGAGGCCGGGGTCGGACTCATTGATGCCGTTTTCCTTGACGCCGATGACGACGCGGGTGGCGTCGTAGCGTTCGAAGCCCGACCAGAAGTCCATGACAGACGTGCCGTTCGGGGTTTCGTCGCCGAACTGGGCGCGAAGGATGGGGTGTTTGATCTGGGCTTCCGGGAGGGCGGTGTGCTGGACCCAGACCGGGGTGATTTCCTGGGCGGAGGCCCATGGGGCGGCCGCCAGGGCGATCGATAGGAGGAGAGGGTGACTAGGCTTCATGGATGGGGTTGGAGTGGGGCAGGATTCGGCAGGGTGGAGCCAAGTTTGGGTGTGGTGAATTGAATTTGTATCAGGGTCATCTGCCGACAGCGACCACGGACGACGCGCGGGGGACCGATGTGCCTTGGAGCACGCCGGGCCGCGCCGTGGTAGTTTCGAATACAGGTCCCGTCCTGAACTGCGAACGCGAGTCCGATCTCAGAAGCGATCCGGTACCCATCGGCTGCCGACGGACCGGAGTGTTTAGATGTGGGGATCGGACCGGGTCAAGCTGCAAACCGAGGCGCACTTGCCGGCGGTGCATCCTGGAGTTGTGGGTCGAGGCGCGAACGTCGCGAAGCGTTGCTTCGTAGGGCCGAATTCCACGAGGCCTCAAGGGAAGTGGAGCGTTGGATTGAGGACTCGCGGAGCTCGTCCCTCCGATTCGCTGCCTCCTCACCCACAACTCCGGGATGCACGGCTTGCCAGGGCGAATCCCTGGAGGGCCGTTCTGGCCTGTGGATTATTGGGTTCGAACCGCCCTGGCGGGCGAAGGAGGTTTGGGGGCGTGCGTGCGAGAAAGACCGGTTTGGAAGCACCCTTTGAGAGTGAGAGTGAGAGTGAGGGTAGAAGCCGGCTGGGCGGGAGGGCGATCCTTCGAAGGGGGGATCTTAAGATATAAATATAAATAGTCAGGCATATTGCTGTTGACATTCATTCAGTATAAATAGTCAGGCGGATTACTGTTGACCGGCAGATCCATCCACCGCGGCGGCATCGGGTTTGTTGGAGGGGCGGGCTGGAACCGGGCGTCAAGGAAAAGCGCCTGACCTATTAAATCACTCAAATCAAATAGTCAGGCAGAGTGCTGTTGACCGGCGGATCCATCCACCGCGGCGGCATCGGGTTTGTCGGAGGGGCGGCTGGAATCGGACGTCAACGGCAAAGCGCCTGACCTATTAACTGTCAATGATTCGGAGCGTCGGGGCGGAGCGATTGCACTTGGCGGGGCGGGAGTGGGGCCGGTTGCATGGGGCGGTGTTGAACGAAGTTCCGGGGCGGCCGCGCCAGTTTGCCAGCGACAACAATGCCGGGGTGTGTCCGGAGGTCTGGAGAATGCTGGAGGAGGCGAATGCCGGGGGGCATGTCCTGGGGTACGGCGATGATCCGTGGACGGCACGGGCGTGCGACGCGATCCGGGAGTGGTTGGGGACGGGGTGCGACGTGTTCTTCGTGTTCAACGGCACGGCGGCGAACGCAATCGCCCTGGCGGGGTTGTGCCGGCCGTACCATGCGGTGATCTGTCATGCGGAGGCGCATATCCGGCAGGACGAGTGCGGGGCACCGGGGTTCTTTGGCGGGGGGACGCAACTGCTGGCGTTGGAAGGGGCGCACGGGCGGCTCACAGTGCAGTCGGTGGAGGAGGCCATTCTCTCCCATTTTCCACTGCATGCGTCGAAGCCGGGGGCGTTGAGCCTGACCCAGGCGACGGAACGGGGGACGGTGTACGCGGTGGAGGCGGTGGCGGCGCTGACGGATGTGGCGCATCGGCATGGACTGAAGGTCCACATGGACGGGGCGCGATTGGCGAACGCCCTGGTGACGCTCGGGTGCGGGCCGGGCGAGGTGACGTGGCGGGCAGGGGTGGATGTGCTGAGCCTGGGGATGACCAAGAACGGGGGGGTGGGGAGCGAGGCGGTGGTGGTGTTTGATGCGGAGGTGGCGCGGGAGATGGAATACCGGGTCAAGCAGGGAGGGCAACTGGCCTCGAAGATGCGATACCTGGCAGCGCCGTGGCTCGGTCTGCTGGAGGGGGATGTATGGCGACGTCACGCCAGTCGGGCGAACGCCATGGCGGAGCGACTGGAAGCGGCGCTGGGCGGTCTGCCCGGGATTCGATTGCTGCATCCGAGGGAATCCAACGCCCTGTTTGTCGAACTGCCGGAACCGGTGATCCGGGCGCTTCGGGCGGAGGGTTGGGCGTTCTATGTCTTTGAAGGGCGAACCGGGTGCCGCCTGATGTGCGCGTGGGACACGCGGGAGGAGGACGTGGATGCTCTGGCGGCAGCCATTCGCGTGGCGTGGCCCGCAGGGCACGGAGGGGAGACTGGCTAAATGGGGGACGGTGCCCGGTCAGGGCTTCGAGCGCGGGCGGGTGCGGGCGGCCCACCCGATGAAGGTCAGTGTGGCGATCAGGGGGAGCCAGGGGCCTGGTGCGCCTTCCGGGACGCCGGCGGGGCTGGGGACGAACGGAATGCCGATGGTGAAACCGTGCCAGGATTCGGCGTCGGGGACGGTCCAGGAGATGGAGGAGACGGGACCGGAGAACTGGATGGCGCCGTGGCCTTCGTAGCCGACGAGGACGTTCCCTTCTGCACGGGACAAGAGGCCGTCGCCCCAGTATCCGGGTCCCTGGCTGAGGATCTCGAACGGCTGATCGAAGATGTACCGCACTTCGACATCGACGCGGCCGAGGCTGACAATGAGAAGGATCGGATCGAGGACGGGTTCGGAGAAGGTGATCAGGCTGGTTTCGCCGATCCCGCCGACCAGGGTGATGATGTCGGAGATGGGCGGAGCGTTGGAGATGGCGCGGCTGAGGAACGGGGTGGACGGTTCCCAGTAGTTGATCCCGGAGGCCCCGTGAAGGCCGCCGACCTGGGTGGCCGGGCCGACTTCGCCGGTGTAGGTCACGCTGATGTTCGAAATGACGATGCCGCCGCGGGTGGCGGTGGAGAGATTGGAGATGACAATGCTGCCTTCGGCGCGGCCGGCGGCGGCGATGGTGGCGGACGACCAGGCGGTGTAGGCGAGGTTGGATATCACCACCGAAGGGCCCGGTTCCGGGACTGGAACCTGGGCGGACGCCTGAACACCGATCGCCACGAGGCCTGTGGCCAGAAGTCGGGTTAATGTCATGGGTGACAGAGTTAAATGGTGGGCGGGGGTGTCAAGCCATCGCCAGACCATCCTTCCGTGAATGTCTGGCCATCATTCGGACCGCGGCGACGGGCGTGGTCGGAGTGGCGGATCAGGGGAGTTCTTCGAAGTAGGAGCGGACGGCGTTGCGATAGGCGCGGGGGATGCGGTCCTGGTTCAGGGCATGGCGGGCGTCGGACTGGGCGGCTTGAGCGGCCTGGCGGTAGGGGGTGGAGCCTGGGGAGCCCAGGCCGGGGCCCGGCAGCGGGATCGTGAGCGGATTGGGTTCGGGGAGGAGGGCGCCGGGGATGCGGGTGAGTTCGGTCTGTCCGGCCCAAGGGCGGTCGGAGGTTGGGGCGGAGGCATCGGGATTCGGGGGGGCTGAACCGAGGCCAGGTTGCGAGCCTCCGGAGGACGCCGTGGGAGAGTCGATCCCGGGATCCGATGGGGAGCCATCGCCGTCCGAAGCGGAGGGGGCTGCGAGGGTGGCGGCTGCGAGTGAGGAGGGCGAGGGCGAGGAGGGGCTGGAGGGCCGCCAGCGCCGGTCATTCAGGAGGGCACGTTGGGCTTGTTCCAGGGTCTCGATGGTCTCTGCGAGGCGTTGCAGGTGGGTCAGGCGATCGAGTTCGGCCTGGAGCGCCTGGGCGGCGGCGGACATCGGCGCGGCGGGATCGGAACCGGTGGAAGGGAGGCGATCCGGGTTGAAGGGAGCGGCGTCGAGGCCCAGCGCGGTGGCGGCGCTGGCGAGGGAATCGAGGGCACGTTCGAGGTCCTGCCGGGCGGACGGGGAGGCGTTCGAGTGCCAGGCGTCGAGGGCGGCCTGGGCGGCATCGAGGGAGCCGGCGAGGCTGTGCAGATCGGCGGCATGATTCATCGGGCGGTCCGTGACGGGTTGGATTTCGGAGGGGATCGGGGAGGGGCCACTGGCGGAGGAGACGGCGGAGGGTGGGGACGGGGTTTGGGCGGCGGCACGGAGTCGGGCCGGGGTGGGGCTGGCGGCGAGCAGTCGGGCCTCTTCTTCGAGGCGGTGGACGGCCAGGGCGAGATGGCGCACGGGGTCGTCGCGGCGGGTGCCTGTCCGACCCCACTGTTCGGCCTGGGCGGCGAGTTCTTCGAGTGTCTCGCGGGTGGTTTCTGTTGGGGGGGGGCGGTTCTGGAGATCGCGGCGGACCCAGGTGGAGAGGTCCTGGCCTGAAGCTTGCAGTCGGGCCGCCTGATGTTGGGCATGGCGCCGTGCCTGGGATCGGTATTCCGGGACCCATCCCAGCCCAATGACGAGGGCCAGGGCCGCGGGGATCCAGCGGGCCATGACGGGCAGCGAGAGGGGAAGGTCCCGACGGGGATCGATGGCGCGCGCGGCGCGATCGGCGTCGTCGGCGACCAAGCGGGTCCAGTGAGAATCGTGGGACGGTGTGCTGGCGAGTTCGAGGGCGGTGGTCAGACGTTCGGCGAGGGGCAGGCGACGTTCGAGGAGTCGGGCTGCCTCGGGGAGGGGGACGCGGCACCAGCCACCGAGGGCGAATCCGACGGGGCCGGTCAGGAGCACGAGCAGCCAGGCGGATTGGGCGAGGGCCGGGGGGAGAGGCAACGCCTTGGCGGCGGCGAGAAGGACGAGCCAGAAGACGGCACCGAGCAGGAGTCCACGCCAGAGGCCGTCGAGGGCGCGCTGGAGGCGCAGGCGCACGGCGGTATGTCGGAGGACCGAGAGGGTGGTGCGCGCGAGGTCGCTCATGGCGCGGTTCGAAGGTGGGGGGAAACGGCTTCCGAGCCAAGACTGGACGGGGCGAGGTTCCGCAGTTGGGAACGACCGTAGGACCAGGCGGCGAGGGCGGCGCCCCAGTTGACGAGGGCGATGCCCCACCAGATGCCGTGGAGACCGAGGCCAAGGGTGAAGGCGAGGAGCGGAAAGACGAGGGCTGGGGCGAGGATCTGGCGGAACAGGCCGATCCAGAGTCCGAACATGGGGCGTTTGAGGCCCTGGAGCATGAAGACGGTCTGGTAGAGGATGACGTAGGAGCCGAGGGTCAGGGCGGCGACGCGGAGGTAGGTTATTCCGGCGTCGATGACGGCGGGATCCTGGGAGAAGACACGCATGAGCGGGCCGGCGCCCAGGAGGAGGGCGACGCCGCCGGCGCCCATGAGGATCAGGCCGTAGCGGACGGCGATGCGCCAGGTTTCGCGGACGCGATCGAGGCGGCCGGCACCGAAGTTCTGACCGCACAGGGTGAGGGTGGCGATGTTGAGCCCGATGGTGGGGAGAAGGATGATCTGTTCGATGCGGGTGGCGATGCCGTAGGCGGCGACCCCTTTCGCGCTGAAACGGCTGACGAACCAGGTGATGACGAAGATTCCGAGGGCGACGGTCATCATGTTGAGGCTGGCGGGGAGGCCCTGGCGGGCGATGTCGCGAAAGGCGGCGGAGGAGGGGCGGAAGTCCGTCGCGCGGAGGCCGCGTCCGAGCGGGGTGAGGCGCAGGCAGCGGGCGATGTAGGCGGCGCCGGCGGCGGTGATGAGGAGGGTGGAGAGGGCGATGCCGGCGATCCCCATCGGGGGGATGCCGAGGCCGCCGTAGAGGAACCAGGGATCGAGGATGGCATTGAGGAGGCAGCCGGCGATCAGGACATTGCGGAAAGTGCGGGTGTCGCCCTGGGCCTGGAGGCCGCCGTTGAGGACGGATTGAAGGAGGAAGAACACGGATCCGGCGAGGATCGGGTTCATGTAGGCGAGGCAGAAGCGGAGGTACTCGTCGGAAGCGCCCAGGAGCCGGAAGAGGGACGGGGCGACGAGGAGGCCGAGGACGGTGAGGACGGCGCCGACGCCGACGCCGAAGAGGGCGGCCTGGGCGGCGTAGTGGCGGGCCCGGGCGATGTCGCCGGCACCGAGGGCGTTGGCGATGAGGGCGGTGGCGCCCTGGGCGAGTCCGCTGCCCATGGCGATGAGGATGAAGAAGACGGGGAAGGAGAGGGAGAGGGCGGCCTGGGCCTGGGTGGCGATGCGCCCCGCCCACCAGGTGTCCACCACGTTGAACATGGTGTTGAAGAAGAACCCGATGCTGGCCGGGACGGCGAGGTCCCGGACCAGGCGAGGAATCGGGTCGGCGGTGAGGTTCATCGGCGCGGCAACGCTGCCGGGCGGCTGGGATCGGGGCCAGCGGATTGTCGGGAGCGGGGGGGGGTTGGGGGGGAGGATGGGTCGGCCGGCGGGCCCGGGAAGCGGGGTTCTAAATGGACTTAAACTTCGTTCATATGCACGAAGTTTAAGTCCATTTGAGCACGGTCGGACTGGCCTTTTGGGGTGAGGGTCGGGAGGATGCGGGGCGTCATGCGATTCCTCCTTGCGGTGCTGGTGATGGGTGTCGGTTCGACCCTGCCTTTGTGGGGGGCGGCTGGAGTGGACTGGCCGGTGGCGTTGGGGGATCCGGGGCAGGGGCATTATTCGGGGCTGACGCAGATCGACCGGGGGAACGTGGGGCGGTTGGAGGTGGCGTGGACCTACCGGAGTGGCGATGCGAGTCTGGAGGGGAGGACGCAAATCCAGTGCAATCCGGTGGTGGTGGGCGGGGTGCTGTATGGGACCACGCCGGCCTTGAAACTGATCGCGCTGGATGCGGAGACCGGGCGGGAGCGGTGGCGGTTCGATCCGTTTGCGGGCGGGCGGGGGAACAATCCGCTGGGGGTGAACCGGGGGGTGGTGTTGTGGCGGGGGGACGGCCGGGCGCGGGTGTTGTACACGGCCGGTTATTTTCTGCATGCGATCGATGCGGAGACGGGACGGCCGATCGAGTCGTTCGGGCATGGAGGACGGGTGGATATCCGGGAGGGATTGGGGCGGCCGGCGCAGGATTTGTTCGTCCTGGGGAACACGCCCGGAGCGTTGTATCGGGATCTGCTGATTCTGCCGACGCGGGTGTCGGAGGGGCCGGGTCCGTCGGCGCCGGGACACATCCGGGCGTACGACGTCCGGACCGGGCGGATGGAATGGATCTTTCACACCATTCCGCATCCCGGGGAGTACGGGTACGAGACGTGGCCGCCGGATGCGTGGCAGGTGTCCGGGGGTGCGAACTGCTGGGCGGGGATGGCGGTGGATGTGGAGCGGGGGATGGTTTTTGTGCCGACGGGATCGGCGGCGTTTGATTTCTGGGGCGGGGATCGGATTGGGGAGAACCTGTTCGCGAACTGCCTGGTGGCGCTGGATGCGGCGACGGGGAAGCGGCGCTGGCATTACCAGGTGGTGCGGCACGACCTGTGGGATCGGGATCTGCCGGCGCCGCCCACGCTGGTGACGGTCGAGCACGAGGGGCGGCGGGTGGATGCGGTGGCGCAGGTGACCAAGTCCGGGCACGTGTTTGTATTCGAGCGGGAGACGGGGCGGTCGCTGTTTCCCATCGAGGAACGGCCGGCGCCGCGTTCGGATCTGGCGGGGGAATCGGCGTGGCCGACGCAGCCGGTGCCGTTGAAGCCGCCGCCGTTTGCGCGGCAGTTCTTCAGCGAGGAGATCATCACGGACCGGACCCCGGCGGCGCGGGCGGCGGTGTTCGAGCGGTGGCGGCAGATCCTTCCGCACCAGCCCTGGCTGCCGCCGAGCACGAACGGGACGATTATCTTTCCGGGGTTCGATGGCGGGGCCGAGTGGGGCGGGGCGGCCTTCGATCCGGCGTCGGGCTGGCTCTATGTCAATGCCAACGAGATGCCGTGGATTCTGCAGATGGTGGAGACGCGGGCGGCGACGGGGGAGGGGAATCTGGGGACGCCGGCGCAGTTTTACAGTGCGGTGTGCGCGGCGTGCCATGGAATGGAGCGGCAGGGGGAACTGGGTCGCGGGATTCCGCCGCTGACCGGGTTGGAGGAGCGGTTGACCGAGGAGGACATCGTGCGGTTGCTGGATGTGGGGCGCGGGACGATGCCGGCCTTCAGCTTTTTGTCGGAGCCCGACCGGCGCGGCCTGGCGCGGCTGCTGCTTGGGACGGGGGACGAGCCTTCGCCGGAGGCGGGACGAACAGGGGAGCGGCATCCGGAGCCGGAGGGGGGCCTGGCGATGATCCGGTCGCCGTACGGACACACGGGGTACAACCGGTGGACCGACCCGGACGGGTACCCGGCGGTGAAGCCGCCGTGGGGGACGTTGACCGCGATCGATTTGAACCGGGGTGAACTGGCGTGGCAGGTGCCGTTGGGGGAGTTGCCGGAGTTGACGGCGCAGGGGATGGCACCGACGGGGACTGAGAACTACGGGGGGCCGGTGGTGACGGCGAGCGGGCTGTTGTTCATCGCGGCGACGAAGGATGAAAAGATCCGGGCATTCGATGCGCGGAGCGGGGAGGTGCTGTGGGAGGCGTCCCTGCCGGCAGCGGGGTACGCCACGCCGGCGACCTACGCGGTGAACGGCCGTCAGTACGTGGTCATCGCCTGTGGCGGCGGCAAACTGGGAACCCGGAGCGGAGATGCCTATGTCGCGTTCGCCCTGCCCCGGGAATAGGCGCCATCGGGTGGGGCGGGGGATTGTGCCGGGACCCCCGGGAGGGTTCACGCTGGTGGAGTTGCTGGTGGTGGTGGCGGTGATCGCGATTCTGGCGTCGCTGCTGCTGCCCGCACTGGGCCGGGCCAAGGCGCATGCGTGGTCCACCGCCTGCCGGTCCAACCTCCGGCAGATTGGCCTCGGCTGGGAGTTGCATCTGGGGGATCACGACGACCGCTTTCCGGACCGGCGCGATTTGAAGTCGTCGCTGCCGGGTGGGTATCGACCGTGGGACGGATGGCCGCCGAGCGATCCGCGGGCGGGTTGGGCGGCGGTGGTGTTGAGCAACGAGGTGCAGGCTGCGGCGGTGTGGGAATGCCCTTCGCTGGCGGCTCGCAAGGTGCTGGAGGTCGAGGCGACGCGCCAGGTGCCGGGCACCAACGCCGCGCCGGTCCGGTACTGGATGTGGCGGTTTGACCGGGAGGAGGATCCGGTGCCTCTGGACAATTTCTGGGGGAAGAGCAAGGCGCAGGGGCTTCTGGATCTGCGCGAGGCGCGGTCACCGATGGTCGGGGTGCCGGAGGGGATGTCGGAGGTGGAGTGGGCAGTGGACGTGTATTTTCCGGCGACAGCACCCGGGGTGGAAGAGGCATTGCGCGGACTTTCGGCC
The Verrucomicrobiia bacterium DNA segment above includes these coding regions:
- a CDS encoding immunoglobulin domain-containing protein — its product is MKPSHPLLLSIALAAAPWASAQEITPVWVQHTALPEAQIKHPILRAQFGDETPNGTSVMDFWSGFERYDATRVVIGVKENGINESDPGLSAAQRTLAERYPDRSLIYLDAATGDYIGIAHVMPLRPVPMEQEWIDREGSLDGFEWKWAFDDGAPGQKAIYSTYKNKILRWAPLPEGGWSSTPTIAFEEPTPGTQAAIEAEAAGITTEYSEADGPWWQWRFAHLRVSGSGADTRIIAGGITWRRGMHNQYLATTDGLKFKPVARVNDRDGGLKTTYGGGGQGTSALRHGTDPTRPNLLTQYKWGYPSDQGGGVRRFTFDPDDVGNVKESNPGKGYDPDMQVGFFNQNHGSHGMPGWEWDQVGGWPGEVRDTYDGLWPANMEGADEVDYIVSYSMPSWNNTLGGNYRPGWLAVHRLNGDTASGNSSFQIPVTEEDEGNPAVGPFFGVTRGDVQVYPDPEVPNKSTVLWAGESIGFGVFTVQNTPATLVSSPASQTVAAGSTVTLTAEVTGSPNDFQWYRNGIPVPKTPYTPGARKVSLTITEVTQADAGTYVLRWNNPVSGPGATAPAVLTVTGAHVRWAGSTDIFLEAAMLPFEGELTTGANSFTLTTGGYGAFNTAGFENPDNRGDFGYFRYETVVGDFDKKVRVVSLTSQDELEGPASLARASLMVRESPNGAMARTLEIFAANPDGANLVRVAGRSRTGQNYSPTMSRNYPGVAENLPNQWLRIRRVGNAFSFFVGTDGNTWSLISEQYEAMSATLYVGAYAATDEINGVSTVRAEFANYGDHIATDTTPPALVSVGTLDKLTVGVKFSEAVNPLTATDHRNYSISQGTIYNARMGLSDQTVYLDVAGLTADTFTVTVQGVVDLAGNAVPAGSSASGRRSNWISTDIGYIQDLAARPTPGDDPYVVGRAVAISSTTNPEVEIIGGGSNAYNIGDYMHYLYREYTGDFDVVVAVNRFNRRGIAGGYGNGGLHIRAGLYRTDNDEIGENTKVPSYVNITYYEGSDPNRAAIELNRPAPGDGYGNNNPNDNNTEIDGLLGFFTGLGAINAAGELSPQYSPTQAKWLRVQRVGQAFTSYLSYNGTTWLEQDAPNRIMENLPATVLVGFGHQNDTGYGVPPEDNTYGGNGTPHQNESNYGVLRISRLGDFVTIDDEGPGQPVMLEIARAAGGALTISWTGSGVTLESATAVTGPFSPAGLPVTTIGDRHTVTVTPSAAAAYYRARR
- a CDS encoding PQQ-binding-like beta-propeller repeat protein — translated: MRGVMRFLLAVLVMGVGSTLPLWGAAGVDWPVALGDPGQGHYSGLTQIDRGNVGRLEVAWTYRSGDASLEGRTQIQCNPVVVGGVLYGTTPALKLIALDAETGRERWRFDPFAGGRGNNPLGVNRGVVLWRGDGRARVLYTAGYFLHAIDAETGRPIESFGHGGRVDIREGLGRPAQDLFVLGNTPGALYRDLLILPTRVSEGPGPSAPGHIRAYDVRTGRMEWIFHTIPHPGEYGYETWPPDAWQVSGGANCWAGMAVDVERGMVFVPTGSAAFDFWGGDRIGENLFANCLVALDAATGKRRWHYQVVRHDLWDRDLPAPPTLVTVEHEGRRVDAVAQVTKSGHVFVFERETGRSLFPIEERPAPRSDLAGESAWPTQPVPLKPPPFARQFFSEEIITDRTPAARAAVFERWRQILPHQPWLPPSTNGTIIFPGFDGGAEWGGAAFDPASGWLYVNANEMPWILQMVETRAATGEGNLGTPAQFYSAVCAACHGMERQGELGRGIPPLTGLEERLTEEDIVRLLDVGRGTMPAFSFLSEPDRRGLARLLLGTGDEPSPEAGRTGERHPEPEGGLAMIRSPYGHTGYNRWTDPDGYPAVKPPWGTLTAIDLNRGELAWQVPLGELPELTAQGMAPTGTENYGGPVVTASGLLFIAATKDEKIRAFDARSGEVLWEASLPAAGYATPATYAVNGRQYVVIACGGGKLGTRSGDAYVAFALPRE
- a CDS encoding low specificity L-threonine aldolase, producing MIRSVGAERLHLAGREWGRLHGAVLNEVPGRPRQFASDNNAGVCPEVWRMLEEANAGGHVLGYGDDPWTARACDAIREWLGTGCDVFFVFNGTAANAIALAGLCRPYHAVICHAEAHIRQDECGAPGFFGGGTQLLALEGAHGRLTVQSVEEAILSHFPLHASKPGALSLTQATERGTVYAVEAVAALTDVAHRHGLKVHMDGARLANALVTLGCGPGEVTWRAGVDVLSLGMTKNGGVGSEAVVVFDAEVAREMEYRVKQGGQLASKMRYLAAPWLGLLEGDVWRRHASRANAMAERLEAALGGLPGIRLLHPRESNALFVELPEPVIRALRAEGWAFYVFEGRTGCRLMCAWDTREEDVDALAAAIRVAWPAGHGGETG
- a CDS encoding MATE family efflux transporter, which encodes MNLTADPIPRLVRDLAVPASIGFFFNTMFNVVDTWWAGRIATQAQAALSLSFPVFFILIAMGSGLAQGATALIANALGAGDIARARHYAAQAALFGVGVGAVLTVLGLLVAPSLFRLLGASDEYLRFCLAYMNPILAGSVFFLLQSVLNGGLQAQGDTRTFRNVLIAGCLLNAILDPWFLYGGLGIPPMGIAGIALSTLLITAAGAAYIARCLRLTPLGRGLRATDFRPSSAAFRDIARQGLPASLNMMTVALGIFVITWFVSRFSAKGVAAYGIATRIEQIILLPTIGLNIATLTLCGQNFGAGRLDRVRETWRIAVRYGLILMGAGGVALLLGAGPLMRVFSQDPAVIDAGITYLRVAALTLGSYVILYQTVFMLQGLKRPMFGLWIGLFRQILAPALVFPLLAFTLGLGLHGIWWGIALVNWGAALAAWSYGRSQLRNLAPSSLGSEAVSPHLRTAP
- a CDS encoding prepilin-type N-terminal cleavage/methylation domain-containing protein; this encodes MSRSPCPGNRRHRVGRGIVPGPPGGFTLVELLVVVAVIAILASLLLPALGRAKAHAWSTACRSNLRQIGLGWELHLGDHDDRFPDRRDLKSSLPGGYRPWDGWPPSDPRAGWAAVVLSNEVQAAAVWECPSLAARKVLEVEATRQVPGTNAAPVRYWMWRFDREEDPVPLDNFWGKSKAQGLLDLREARSPMVGVPEGMSEVEWAVDVYFPATAPGVEEALRGLSAHARGRNRLWLDGHVSWWRDPRLR